Proteins from a single region of Punica granatum isolate Tunisia-2019 chromosome 8, ASM765513v2, whole genome shotgun sequence:
- the LOC116188874 gene encoding S-protein homolog 2-like — protein sequence MFNKLSNGAPLTIHCKSRDDDLGKHVLGAGQSYSFQFRVNIFGSTLFFCGASWQGGQIKFEIYNTDRDDYGRCNEYCQWEARDYAIVGFKEGESKSYDISLPWHH from the coding sequence ATGTTTAACAAGCTGTCCAATGGTGCGCCCTTAACCATCCACTGCAAATCGAGGGACGATGATCTCGGGAAACACGTATTAGGGGCGGGCCAGAGTTACTCGTTTCAATTTAGGGTTAATATCTTTGGCAGCACGCTTTTCTTCTGCGGGGCATCGTGGCAGGGCGGGCAGATTAAGTTCGAGATCTACAATACCGATAGGGACGACTATGGCAGGTGCAATGAGTACTGCCAGTGGGAGGCGAGAGATTATGCTATCGTGGGATTCAAGGAAGGTGAAAGTAAAAGCTACGACATTTCTCTTCCTTGGCACCATTAA